The Mixophyes fleayi isolate aMixFle1 chromosome 12 unlocalized genomic scaffold, aMixFle1.hap1 SUPER_12_unloc_3, whole genome shotgun sequence genome contains a region encoding:
- the LOC142112123 gene encoding uncharacterized protein LOC142112123 isoform X3, translated as MDKDRSERILNLTLEIIYLLTGEVPIKYQEEWENFEGPKGLYDDVKMENHRILTSLDGYSNRNIPERYLRPLYSQDCTQENTSIPQKYQDDVLTDIKVEITDGEEETYVRGDQQCNEEEIPTDISTDGCKLRNISEGKFNAFADCVIEDNITQDSPGGNPSTLNLHPIYRADKPSDPSNHEEYSPDNMDIVTHSTDRTDDKVIICSKGRKKKKV; from the exons atggacaaggacaggagtgagaggatattaaatctcaccctggagatcatctacctgctgactggagag gttcctataaagtATCAGGAGGAGTGGGAGAATTTTGAAGGGCCCAAAGGTCTGTACGATGATGTGAAGATGGAGAATCACCggatcctcacatcactgg atggatacAGTAACAGAAATATcccagagagatatctccgtcctctttattcacaggattgtacacaggAAAATACCAGTATCCCACAGAAGTATCAG GATGAtgtcctgactgatattaaagtagaaattacagatggagaggaagagacgtatgtgaggggtgatcagcagtgtaatgaggaggaaatccctacagatatcagcacag ATGGATGCAAACTCAGGAATATCTCAGAGGGGAAATTCAATGCATTTGCAGATTGTGTAATAGAAGATAACATCACACAAGATTCTCCAGGAGGAAACCCCAGTACCCTAAATTTACATCCAATATACAGAGCAGATAAACcatctgatccctctaatcatGAGGAATATTCTCCTGATAACATGGATATTGTTACACATAGTACAGATCGAACAGATGATAAAGTAATTATATGTTCTAAGG GGCGCAAGAAGAAGAAAGTTTAA
- the LOC142112123 gene encoding uncharacterized protein LOC142112123 isoform X1, whose translation MDKDRSERILNLTLEIIYLLTGEDYTVVIKRSGECVTPRSRPCVSGGLSRSQSPITVPEPHSLIREGINDQKILELTNKIIQLVTGEVPIKYQEEWENFEGPKGLYDDVKMENHRILTSLDGYSNRNIPERYLRPLYSQDCTQENTSIPQKYQDDVLTDIKVEITDGEEETYVRGDQQCNEEEIPTDISTDGCKLRNISEGKFNAFADCVIEDNITQDSPGGNPSTLNLHPIYRADKPSDPSNHEEYSPDNMDIVTHSTDRTDDKVIICSKGRKKKKV comes from the exons atggacaaggacaggagtgagaggatattaaatctcaccctggagatcatctacctgctgactggagag gattacacagtagtgataaagagatctggtgagtgtgtgacacccaggagccgcccctgtgtgtcaggaggattgagcaggtcccagagccccatcacggtgcctgaacctcactcactgatacgtgAGGGAatcaatgaccagaagatcctggaactgaccaacaagatcattcagctggtgactggagag gttcctataaagtATCAGGAGGAGTGGGAGAATTTTGAAGGGCCCAAAGGTCTGTACGATGATGTGAAGATGGAGAATCACCggatcctcacatcactgg atggatacAGTAACAGAAATATcccagagagatatctccgtcctctttattcacaggattgtacacaggAAAATACCAGTATCCCACAGAAGTATCAG GATGAtgtcctgactgatattaaagtagaaattacagatggagaggaagagacgtatgtgaggggtgatcagcagtgtaatgaggaggaaatccctacagatatcagcacag ATGGATGCAAACTCAGGAATATCTCAGAGGGGAAATTCAATGCATTTGCAGATTGTGTAATAGAAGATAACATCACACAAGATTCTCCAGGAGGAAACCCCAGTACCCTAAATTTACATCCAATATACAGAGCAGATAAACcatctgatccctctaatcatGAGGAATATTCTCCTGATAACATGGATATTGTTACACATAGTACAGATCGAACAGATGATAAAGTAATTATATGTTCTAAGG GGCGCAAGAAGAAGAAAGTTTAA